The following proteins are co-located in the Tamandua tetradactyla isolate mTamTet1 chromosome 21, mTamTet1.pri, whole genome shotgun sequence genome:
- the ZCCHC9 gene encoding zinc finger CCHC domain-containing protein 9, with the protein MTRWARATTTHNKRPLPATSWEDMKKGSFEGTSQNPPKDKQLEANRLALKNDASQTKHKKNKKKKEYLNEDVNGFMEYLRQNSQMAHNGVMIATDSQDVREEIAIALKKDSRREGRRLKRQAAKKNSMVCFHCRKPGHGIADCPAALENQDMGTGICYRCGSTEHEITKCKAKVDPALGEFPFAKCFVCGEMGHLSRSCPDNPKGLYADGGCCRLCGSVEHFQKDCPASQNSDRMVTVGRWAKGMSADYEEILDTPKPQKPNTKTPKIVHF; encoded by the exons ATGACCAGGTGGGCACGAGCCACGACTACACATAACAAGAGACCTTTGCCTGCAACGTCatgggaggacatgaagaaggggTCCTTTGAGGGTACAAGCCAAAACCCACCCAAGGATAAACAGCTTGAAGCCAACAGGCTGGCCCTTAAAAATGATGCATCCCAGACaaaacacaaaaagaacaaaaagaaaaaggagtacCTAAATGAAGATGTGAATGGGTTCATGGAATACCTAAGACAGAACTCACAGATGGCTCACAATGGGGTGATGATAGCAACAGACAGCCAGGATGTAAGGGAAGAAATtgcaattgctttaaaaaaagacaGTCGACGGGAAGGAAGACGATTAAAAAGGCAAGcagcaaagaaaaattcaatg GTATGTTTCCATTGTAGAAAACCTGGCCATGGGATTGCAGATTGCCCTGCTGCCCTTGAGAATCAAGATATGGGCACTGGAATATGTTACCGGTGTGGTTCCACAGAGCATGAAATAACCAAGTGCAAGGCTAAAGTAGACCCAGCTCTTG GTGAATTTCCTTTtgcaaaatgttttgtttgtggGGAAATGGGGCACTTGTCCAGATCTTGTCCTGATAACCCCAAAGGACTCTATGCTGATG gTGGTTGCTGCAGACTTTGTGGCTCAGTGGAACATTTTCAGAAAGATTGCCCAGCGAGTCAGAAttcag ATCGAATGGTCACAGTTGGTCGCTGGGCAAAGGGAATGAGTGCAGACTATGAAGAAATTTTGGATACTCCTAAACCACAGAAACCCAATACAAAGACACCTAAAATTGTTCATTTTTGA